One Lentibacillus cibarius DNA window includes the following coding sequences:
- a CDS encoding UDP-N-acetylglucosamine 1-carboxyvinyltransferase, whose protein sequence is MQKILIEGGRLLNGKVRVNGAKNSAVALLPAALLADSDVMIEGLPNISDVYNLGDLLEEIGGKVSWDGQTVHIDPAGMVSMPLPNGKVKKLRASYYFMGAMLGKFKQAVIGLPGGCHLGPRPIDQHIKGFEALGAEVTNEQGAIYLRANELHGARIYLDVVSVGATINIMLAAVKAKGKTIIENAAKEPEIIDVATLLTNMGANIKGVGTDVIRIEGVSSLHGCQHVIIPDRIEAGTYAITAAAQGNEVIIDNVIPQHLESVLAKLREMGVTIEEGDEQLYIAPKQTLRSVDVKTLVYPGFPTDLQQPFTTLLTKAANTGVVTDTIYSARLKHIDELRRMNASIKVEGGSAIVSGPSQLEGARVKASDLRAGASLIVAGLMANGITEITGIEHIDRGYEKITDKLNSLGAKVWREEMNEAEIEQFQDS, encoded by the coding sequence TTGCAAAAGATATTGATTGAAGGCGGCCGATTGCTAAATGGAAAAGTCAGGGTCAATGGAGCGAAAAATAGTGCGGTTGCGCTGTTGCCGGCTGCACTTCTGGCTGACTCAGATGTAATGATTGAAGGACTGCCGAATATATCCGATGTTTACAATCTCGGTGATTTGCTCGAAGAAATTGGCGGTAAGGTTAGTTGGGACGGGCAAACGGTACATATTGACCCAGCAGGAATGGTATCTATGCCGCTTCCGAATGGAAAAGTAAAAAAGCTGCGTGCCTCGTACTATTTCATGGGTGCCATGCTCGGTAAATTTAAACAGGCTGTTATCGGTCTTCCGGGCGGGTGTCATTTAGGCCCGCGTCCTATTGATCAACACATCAAGGGTTTTGAGGCATTGGGTGCTGAGGTTACCAATGAACAGGGTGCTATCTACCTTCGTGCCAATGAGCTGCACGGTGCCAGAATTTACCTTGATGTGGTTAGTGTCGGAGCAACCATTAATATTATGCTTGCAGCGGTGAAGGCAAAGGGTAAAACCATTATCGAAAACGCTGCAAAGGAACCGGAAATCATCGATGTGGCGACGCTCCTGACAAATATGGGAGCAAATATCAAAGGAGTCGGCACCGATGTCATCCGAATTGAAGGGGTTTCATCATTGCACGGATGTCAGCATGTAATAATTCCGGATCGTATAGAGGCCGGGACATACGCGATTACTGCTGCAGCTCAAGGTAATGAAGTCATCATTGACAATGTTATCCCACAGCACCTTGAATCAGTTCTTGCAAAACTTCGCGAAATGGGTGTGACAATTGAGGAAGGTGATGAGCAGCTTTATATAGCTCCTAAACAAACGCTCCGCAGTGTCGATGTTAAAACATTGGTTTACCCCGGTTTTCCGACTGACTTGCAGCAACCATTCACCACCCTGCTGACAAAGGCTGCCAATACAGGTGTTGTGACCGATACCATTTATTCCGCACGTTTAAAACATATTGATGAACTGCGGCGAATGAATGCCTCCATTAAGGTGGAAGGCGGTTCTGCAATTGTGTCGGGACCGTCACAGCTCGAGGGTGCCCGTGTGAAAGCGAGTGATTTGCGTGCAGGAGCCTCACTGATTGTTGCCGGTCTCATGGCTAATGGTATTACTGAAATTACTGGTATTGAACATATTGACCGTGGCTACGA
- the fsa gene encoding fructose-6-phosphate aldolase codes for MKFFVDTANIEEIRSANELGVLAGVTTNPSLVSKEGVSFHERLKEITDEVSGSVSAEVISEDAQSMIKEGKELAEIAPNITVKVPMTLEGLKAVKAFSDLNIKTNVTLIFNANQALLAARAGASYVSPFLGRLDDIGHDGMELIAAIREIFDLHDIDTEIIAASIRHPLHVMDAAKNGAHIATIPYKVFGQLVKHPLTDQGIEKFLADWNQ; via the coding sequence ATGAAATTTTTCGTCGATACCGCTAATATTGAGGAAATTCGGTCTGCCAATGAGCTTGGTGTTTTAGCTGGAGTAACGACAAACCCGAGTCTTGTATCCAAAGAAGGTGTTTCCTTCCATGAACGGCTGAAGGAAATTACGGATGAAGTTTCCGGATCTGTCAGTGCAGAGGTCATTTCCGAAGATGCACAAAGCATGATTAAAGAAGGCAAGGAATTGGCGGAAATCGCACCGAATATCACGGTGAAAGTACCAATGACACTGGAAGGGTTAAAAGCTGTTAAAGCGTTCAGTGATCTGAACATCAAGACGAATGTCACCTTGATTTTTAATGCTAATCAAGCACTCTTGGCTGCACGTGCCGGTGCATCCTATGTGTCGCCTTTCCTTGGCAGGCTAGATGATATCGGTCATGATGGCATGGAATTGATTGCAGCGATCAGGGAGATATTCGACTTGCACGATATTGACACAGAAATTATCGCCGCTTCAATCAGACACCCATTGCATGTGATGGACGCAGCCAAAAATGGAGCACACATTGCCACCATTCCATACAAAGTGTTCGGCCAGCTCGTGAAACACCCACTGACCGACCAAGGAATCGAAAAATTTCTTGCCGACTGGAACCAATAA